Within Vicia villosa cultivar HV-30 ecotype Madison, WI linkage group LG1, Vvil1.0, whole genome shotgun sequence, the genomic segment GTAATGATTCGACTTGGGatcccatatcggcaaatgaggttatgcttgatgaaccgagtaaccacttgtcttgttacattagtgtaggaagcagcttcgacccacttggtgaaatagtcgatagcaaccaatatgaatcggtgtccgttagaggctttgggttcgatcattcctatcatgtcaatcccccacattgcgaATGGCCATGGAGAGCTTAGTACGTTCAGTGGATTCGGTggcacatgtactttgtcagcatatatttggcatttgtgacatgtcctTGCATGTTGGAAGCAatcggcctccattgttaaccagtagtaaCCAGCTCTTAGTATTTTTCttgccattgaatgtccatttgcatgagtgccaaaggttccttcatggaTTTCCTTGATGATCTCtttggcctcgtttttatccacacaccttagtaaTACCGAATCGTAGTTTCGCTTGTACAGGACATCGCCGTTTAGGAAGAACTTAGATGCCAACCTCCTTAGCGTCTTTTTGTCAATTGTGGAGGCGTTTTCTGGGTACACTTGTTTCTCTAGGTATTCCTTAATGTCATGGTACCAGGGTTTGTCATCAGCTTGTTTCTCGATCGTAAGGCAATAGGCTGGTTCTTCGAAGTGTCTGACCGTTATCTGAGGTTCATGATTTGGCCAGTTTACTTTGAACATGGAGGAGAGTGTTGCCAACGCATCAGCCTTTTGATTTTCCTCCCTCGGGATATGATTAAAAGTGATGGTATCAAACTCAGCCATTAGTTCCAGTATGAGGTCTCGGTAcgggattagctttgcatctcgcgtatcccattctttattgacttggtggattactaatgctgaatccccatatacctcGAGTAACTTAATCCTCAGATCGATCGCCGCTTCTagacccaatatgcatgcttcatattcggcaatattgttggtacaatcgaaACATAATCTCGCAGTGAAAGGTATgtgacgattgtcaggagatgtcaagactgcccctatgccatgtcctaatgcatttgaggctccatcgaacgtgagagtccacactagtcctggttcgggtccttcatcgggcccaggtatttcatagtctcttaccaGCATAATGTCCTCATCAGGGAAATCGAATTTCATAGATTGATACTCTTCAATGGGCTGATGAGctagatgttctgccaatacactcccttttattgctttttgggtgacgtattgaatgtcatattccgacaatagcatttgccatctagcgattcttcctgtgagagcctgtttctcgaacacgtatttcaaaggatccatcctcgatattaaccatgtggaatggttcagcatatattgccttagacgtttggaggcccatgctagggcgcaacatgtcttttccaatggtgaatatcgGGACTCGCAatcggtgaatttcttgctaagatagtaaatagcgtgttctttcctcccTGTTTCGTCCTGCTGCCCCAGTACGCATCCCATGGACCTGTCGAGGacagtgaggtacatgatcaatgGCCTTCCCGACACCGGGGGTACGAGTAttggtggttcttgtaagtaacgttttatggtttcgaaagctacttgacaatcgtcattccacttgattGGTTGATCTTTTCTCAGTAGCTTGAATATGGGCTCACACGTAGCAGTTAAgtgtgagatgaaccttgagaTATAGTTCAAgcgccctaagaaaccacgaacctctttttctgtcctcgggacgggcatttcttgtatggcttttactttgtcaggatctacctctatgcctcgttggctcactATGAATCCCAGCAACTTTCCCGACCTCAcgccaaatgtacacttgttcgggttcaaccTTAGTTTGAACTTCTTCAAGCGTTCAAACAACTTTCGCAAGTGTGTGAGATGCTCCTCTTCAGTATAGGACTTAGCGATCATGTCATCTACATATACCTCAACTTCCTTGtgtatcatatcatggaacagtgtgaccatagctcgctgatatgttgccccagcgtttcgtaatccaaaaggcatcaccttgtaacagaaggtgccccaggaggtcatgaaggtggttttttccatgtcttcgggagccattttaatctgattataccccgagaatccgtccatgaatgaaaaCACTGAAGCTTGCGCGGTGTTATCCACTAGTATGTCTATGTGCGGCAGTGGGAAGTCGTCCTTTGGACTTGCCTTATTtagatctctgtaatcaacacacatgcgtacctttccatctttcttaggtactggcactatattggcgatccatggcggaTATTCAACTACGgcgaggaaacctgcgtcaaaCTGCTTGAGTACCTCTTCTCGGATTTTGTTATCCATGTCAGGCCGAACTCTTCTGCGTTTTTGTCTGACAGGTGTACAACCCTCTTTGAGTGGTAGCCTATGCACGACGATGTCTGTATCCAGCccaggcatgtcacggtatgaccaagcgaatATTTCCACATAGTCATGGAGGAGTTTGACCAGTGTTGCTTTTATGCCCacgttcagtgttgccccaatcttgatttccttgggttctttgtcggtgcccaagtttatgatttcgattgcttcttgaggagggagcatgcttttggattctctgtccattagccttgacaattcttctggaagttcatcgtcttcctcatccccttcctcaGACTGATCAGCGAGAGCCTCGAAtttatattgagtttcagcagtattattatcggtgatgttagaaggtgatctgcacaagtttatgtttttatttttttagtatgCAATTATGATTGTGCTTTGGTTTTATGCAAGAATGTTATTTGTCATTTCGAGAAAGTGAATGCAAGAACGAGACAAAGTTTTCGATACCAAATGCAAACGACAATTTTATTCATAAACttaactttgaaagtaaatggggctcttacaaaccaactctatgcttcgggcgaggcatgagcgacattgttttttttaataattgaaagggaaataaaacacacgacaaaaacaaattactttgaaacgtaaactatctccggtatctccaagcTTGTCCAATTTTGAAGTTGTTCTCCTGGCCTAATCATCCGGATGAAATTGGACGTTCCTTCCATACTAGATATCATGGATACATGCTCATATCCACCTGTGACAAAAGTCTGTGCGATCGGAGGGAATCGTTGCTCTTCCTTTGCAGCCTTCTTTGTTGATTGGCATCCTAACCCCAGACGATCTTTCTTCTCTTGCACTTCTGGAATtttgccccagccttccatctttgtgtcttgcaggtctctccaggatgttaccgcccttcgcgTTTTCTCAATTGGCAGTGTGACAGCAGTGGCAATCTCTAGTGCTTGGAACGAAGTCTCTAATGCTTTTTCCCCAGCCTCAATGTATCGGTATGAGtctagattgctgacaaatatgtcCTCCTCCCCACTGACGGTTACTATAGAGTTTCCATCCACAAATTTCACCTTTTGATGCAGGGtagaggtaactgccccagcagcatggatccaagggcgTCCCAATAAACATGTATAGGCAGgctcaatctccatcacttggaaattgatgcagaaagtgTGAGGGCCTATTACCACAGGGAGGTCCACCTCTCCAAACACCGGGCTTTGCGACCCATCAAAGGCTTTGACCACCAGACGGCTTGGTCTTATTACCAGTCCTTCCAAATCTATCTTGTCTAAGGTggcctttggcatcacatttaatgacGACCCTGTGTCGATCAGCACTCTAGAAAGATGAGCTTTcccacattgtatggagatatgcagGGCTTTGTTCTGCTCTTTCCCTTGTGAGGGCAACTCGTGTTCACTGAAGCTTAAGCATGCCCCAGCAGtaagattagccaccattccatcaaaTTGATTTACAGTGATGTCTTTGGTTACATGGGCAGCACTCAAGATCTTCATCAGGGTGTCTCGATGTTTTTCTGAATGAATTAACAGCGAGAGGAGTGATATCCTGGATGGAGTTTGGTGCAACTGATCCACTACcttataatcacttttcttgattaatgccaagaattcttcggCATCTTTGTTAGTGATCTCCTTGTCTATGGGTGTGCTTCTTTCAGTAGGGACCACAGTATCTTGATCATTTGCTTGTGCTGAATTCTCCTTTGATTTTGCAGTATTGAATATGCGACCGCTACGAGTCATACCCCCAGGCCCGACGATGTTTGTCACATCGGTACTAGCATTAGACTCATATTCCCACGGGactgctttcatcttgtccacagGGTATGGATCCCTGACTGGGATAATCCTAGTGTGTACTTGTGCGGGTATCAGCAATGTGGCTTTGGCGCAAGGGATGATCAATGTCTTCCTTGCCCCTTGCCTTGGTATCATTAACGGTTCATTCCTGTCCAGCATGGCCACATACTCTTCCTCAGGATATTCTTTAAACTGAACTACCCCTTGATTCACGA encodes:
- the LOC131601329 gene encoding uncharacterized protein LOC131601329; translated protein: MAQMLSFMKDIKDEQERAREARNRYEETPNDGNPLLGYVRGFDPHKSNTHSSKRVTKTHEEGEASHEGFIPATQKEGAPRTVRIPANNPPKDEDYVDLQYGEVDEPNQESQHKQTQADSEESARNNGQIKALEERLKAVEGYDTNPMPRHDGAVNAIEVVTEQEFVQQRSSPIDALKRYLLAKGFVLEHNEAFKTTLQRLVNQGVVQFKEYPEEEYVAMLDRNEPLMIPRQGARKTLIIPCAKATLLIPAQVHTRIIPVRDPYPVDKMKAVPWEYESNASTDVTNIVGPGGMTRSGRIFNTAKSKENSAQANDQDTVVPTERSTPIDKEITNKDAEEFLALIKKSDYKVVDQLHQTPSRISLLSLLIHSEKHRDTLMKILSAAHVTKDITVNQFDGMVANLTAGACLSFSEHELPSQGKEQNKALHISIQCGKAHLSRVLIDTGSSLNVMPKATLDKIDLEGLVIRPSRLVVKAFDGSQSPVFGEVDLPVVIGPHTFCINFQVMEIEPAYTCLLGRPWIHAAGAVTSTLHQKVKFVDGNSIVTVSGEEDIFVSNLDSYRYIEAGEKALETSFQALEIATAVTLPIEKTRRAGWILQHFPVIIGRGEVSGYTEVMSRASASIPLKGNQVPDPYKRYLDRTTTEDI